The Anaerolineales bacterium genome has a segment encoding these proteins:
- a CDS encoding galactoside O-acetyltransferase, translating to MFRLIRSFFKRILKLLARNIPGYNLRAALLRMAGYTIGSPVYIGEDLIIVDTQYQKPQVFIGNEVTIAQRVTLITSSGAPSSRDVYKIFGANVGPINIQDGAWIGAGVIILPNITVGRSAIVGSGAVVTKDVPPCTVVVGIPAHPIKQFSLETGEIVNL from the coding sequence ATGTTTCGATTGATTCGTTCGTTCTTTAAGAGAATACTGAAACTGTTGGCACGCAATATTCCGGGTTATAACCTGCGAGCCGCCTTATTGCGCATGGCGGGTTACACTATTGGTTCCCCCGTTTATATTGGAGAAGACCTCATCATTGTGGATACTCAATATCAGAAACCGCAAGTATTTATTGGTAACGAAGTCACGATTGCTCAACGTGTTACATTGATAACTTCTTCAGGGGCTCCCAGCTCGAGGGATGTGTATAAAATCTTTGGTGCAAATGTTGGTCCGATCAACATTCAAGATGGCGCCTGGATTGGAGCAGGTGTCATCATTTTGCCAAATATTACGGTGGGTCGTTCAGCTATTGTCGGGTCTGGCGCTGTAGTCACCAAAGATGTACCACCTTGTACAGTCGTCGTTGGCATACCAGCCCATCCGATCAAGCAATTCTCCCTTGAAACCGGAGAAATCGTTAATCTATAA
- a CDS encoding colanic acid biosynthesis glycosyltransferase WcaL: MDTTCYIFPISWPRFLQRHIYFLLTRPINYIGTALFVLTRPGESWKNRLRTVYHFGEAVYLAKEVQQRNIQHLHAHFTINAASIALIVARLLNISFSFTAHNIFFTDRLLLKEKVRESRFIAVISRFSQEYLLRLVPGESWRGKTHIVHCGISPGQFSPPYPRPANIVPFIFFVSQLEERKGALYLIEACRLLKGRGVSFQCVLAGDGPQKPIIQRLIDQYGLKEIVDLPGAIFIEQVRDYLNQADIFVLPCIVARNGDMDGIPVALMEAMACEIAVVSTRVSGIPELIQDGESGLLVSEKDAIALADAIQRLIEDKELCLQLGKNGRQKVMREFDVDGNASQLAKLFESCLLPGEKPPTLAF; encoded by the coding sequence ATGGATACCACCTGCTATATTTTTCCGATTTCGTGGCCCAGATTCTTACAGCGGCACATATATTTTCTGCTAACTCGTCCGATAAATTACATCGGCACGGCGCTTTTTGTTCTAACGCGACCAGGGGAGAGCTGGAAAAACCGGCTCCGCACGGTGTATCATTTTGGCGAAGCAGTTTACCTTGCCAAGGAGGTACAGCAGCGGAACATTCAGCATCTGCACGCTCATTTCACCATTAACGCCGCCAGCATTGCACTGATCGTGGCCCGGCTACTGAATATATCGTTCAGTTTCACGGCGCACAACATATTTTTTACTGATCGGCTGTTGTTAAAAGAGAAGGTGCGGGAGTCGCGCTTCATCGCCGTCATCTCCAGATTTAGCCAAGAATATCTGTTGCGCCTGGTCCCAGGAGAAAGTTGGAGAGGAAAAACCCACATCGTTCACTGTGGCATTTCTCCCGGCCAGTTTTCACCACCCTATCCGCGACCTGCGAATATTGTCCCATTTATCTTTTTTGTATCGCAACTTGAGGAACGCAAAGGCGCACTTTATTTGATTGAAGCCTGCCGATTGCTGAAAGGACGCGGCGTAAGCTTTCAATGTGTACTTGCGGGAGATGGGCCACAGAAGCCCATAATTCAGCGGTTGATCGATCAATATGGCCTGAAGGAGATCGTTGACCTGCCAGGCGCAATCTTCATAGAACAGGTCAGAGATTACCTCAACCAGGCTGATATCTTCGTTTTACCATGCATCGTTGCCCGGAATGGTGACATGGATGGCATTCCCGTCGCCCTGATGGAAGCCATGGCTTGTGAAATCGCGGTTGTGTCGACACGAGTGTCGGGCATTCCAGAGCTCATCCAAGACGGAGAAAGTGGCCTTCTAGTATCTGAAAAAGATGCTATTGCCCTGGCAGACGCCATTCAACGGTTGATCGAAGATAAAGAACTATGTCTGCAGCTAGGTAAAAATGGTCGCCAGAAAGTGATGCGTGAGTTTGATGTGGACGGCAATGCATCACAATTGGCAAAGCTCTTTGAATCATGCTTATTGCCTGGAGAGAAGCCTCCTACCCTTGCTTTTTGA